The Onychomys torridus chromosome 4, mOncTor1.1, whole genome shotgun sequence genome includes a window with the following:
- the Trmt6 gene encoding tRNA (adenine(58)-N(1))-methyltransferase non-catalytic subunit TRM6 isoform X2 — translation MEEVFSSRRRRKSLLQTKEAGTDNRNIVDDGKSQKLTQDDIKALKDKGTKGEEIVQQLIENSTTFRDKTEFAQDKYIKKKKKKYEAIVTILKPSTRILSIMYYAREPGKINHMRYDTLAQMLTLGNIRAGNKMIVMETCSGLVLGAMMERMGGFGSIIQLYPGDGPVRAATACFGFPKSFLHGLYEFPLNKVNSLLNGTFSAELLSSEPKASAPVEESNGEHGEKQISEQTDEECSAEAPESNPEGQRATESVPQDPENKEPKEKGNKRDYIQEKQRRQEEQRKRHLEAAALLGERNADGLIVASRFHPTPLLLSLLDFVAPSRPFVVYCQYKEPLLECYTKLRERGGVINLRLSETWLRNYQVLPDRSHPKLLMSGGGGYLLSGFTVVSDNLRADPSLKSCASTLDSHEAEEPAAKKQKCVGSGS, via the exons ATGGAGGAAGTCTTCAgctcaagaagaagaaggaagagccTACTTCAG ACTAAAGAAGCGGGCACTGATAATCGAAATATAGTTGATGATGGAAAGTCCCAGAAACTTACTCAAGATGATATAAAAGCTCTGAAAGACAAGGGCACTAAAGGAGAG GAAATAGTTCAGCAGCTAATTGAAAATAGTACAACATTCCGAGACAAAACAGAATTTGCCCaagataaatatattaaaaagaagaagaaaaa ATATGAAGCCATCGTTACTATTTTGAAGCCATCTACCCGTATTCTTTCAATTATGTATTATGCAAGAGAACCTGGAAAAATTAA CCACATGAGATATGATACACTAGCCCAGATGTTGACGTTGGGAAATATCCGTGCTGGCAATAAGATGATTGTCATGGAAACGTGTTCAGGCTTGGTGCTAGGTGCCATGATGGAGCGAATGGGAG GTTTTGGCTCCATTATTCAGCTGTACCCTGGAGATGGACCTGTACGGGCAGCAACAGCTTGTTTTGGATTTCCCAAGTCTTTCCTCCATGGTCTTTATGAATTCCCCCTCAACAAAGTAAACAGTCTTCTAAATGGAACATTCTCTGCTGAGCTGCTGTCCTCAGAGCCGAAGGCCAGCGCTCCGGTTGAAGAAAGTAATGGTGAACACGGGGAAAAACAGATATCTGAACAAACTGATGAGGAGTGCTCGGCAGAAGCCCCAGAAAGCaacccagagggacagagagcaaCGGAAAGTGTTCCCCAGGACCCAGAGAATAAGGAgcctaaagaaaaaggaaacaaaagagattAT ATTCAGGAAAAGCAAAGAAGACAAGAGGAGCAGAGGAAAAGACATTTAGAGGCTGCTGCTCTGCTGGGAGAAAGAAATGCAGATGG TTTGATCGTGGCCAGTCGTTTCCACCCGACTCCGCTGCTGCTGTCTTTGCTAGACTTTGTGGCTCCATCACGGCCGTTTGTGGTCTACTGTCAGTATAAAGAG CCTTTGTTGGAATGCTACACAAAACTTCGGGAGAGGGGAGGGGTCATCAACCTGAGACTGTCTGAAACCTGGCTCAGGAATTACCAG GTTTTGCCAGATCGGAGTCATCCCAAATTGCTGATGAGTGGAGGTGGAGGGTACCTTCTATCAGGCTTCACTGTTGTCTCGGACAACCTGCGAGCAGACCCCAGCCTCAAGTCTTGTGCAAGCACTTTAGACTCACATGAGGCTGAGGAGCCAGCAGCTAAAAAACAGAAATGCGTGGGATCTGGTTCTTAA
- the Trmt6 gene encoding tRNA (adenine(58)-N(1))-methyltransferase non-catalytic subunit TRM6 isoform X4 has product MRYDTLAQMLTLGNIRAGNKMIVMETCSGLVLGAMMERMGGFGSIIQLYPGDGPVRAATACFGFPKSFLHGLYEFPLNKVNSLLNGTFSAELLSSEPKASAPVEESNGEHGEKQISEQTDEECSAEAPESNPEGQRATESVPQDPENKEPKEKGNKRDYIQEKQRRQEEQRKRHLEAAALLGERNADGLIVASRFHPTPLLLSLLDFVAPSRPFVVYCQYKEPLLECYTKLRERGGVINLRLSETWLRNYQVLPDRSHPKLLMSGGGGYLLSGFTVVSDNLRADPSLKSCASTLDSHEAEEPAAKKQKCVGSGS; this is encoded by the exons ATGAGATATGATACACTAGCCCAGATGTTGACGTTGGGAAATATCCGTGCTGGCAATAAGATGATTGTCATGGAAACGTGTTCAGGCTTGGTGCTAGGTGCCATGATGGAGCGAATGGGAG GTTTTGGCTCCATTATTCAGCTGTACCCTGGAGATGGACCTGTACGGGCAGCAACAGCTTGTTTTGGATTTCCCAAGTCTTTCCTCCATGGTCTTTATGAATTCCCCCTCAACAAAGTAAACAGTCTTCTAAATGGAACATTCTCTGCTGAGCTGCTGTCCTCAGAGCCGAAGGCCAGCGCTCCGGTTGAAGAAAGTAATGGTGAACACGGGGAAAAACAGATATCTGAACAAACTGATGAGGAGTGCTCGGCAGAAGCCCCAGAAAGCaacccagagggacagagagcaaCGGAAAGTGTTCCCCAGGACCCAGAGAATAAGGAgcctaaagaaaaaggaaacaaaagagattAT ATTCAGGAAAAGCAAAGAAGACAAGAGGAGCAGAGGAAAAGACATTTAGAGGCTGCTGCTCTGCTGGGAGAAAGAAATGCAGATGG TTTGATCGTGGCCAGTCGTTTCCACCCGACTCCGCTGCTGCTGTCTTTGCTAGACTTTGTGGCTCCATCACGGCCGTTTGTGGTCTACTGTCAGTATAAAGAG CCTTTGTTGGAATGCTACACAAAACTTCGGGAGAGGGGAGGGGTCATCAACCTGAGACTGTCTGAAACCTGGCTCAGGAATTACCAG GTTTTGCCAGATCGGAGTCATCCCAAATTGCTGATGAGTGGAGGTGGAGGGTACCTTCTATCAGGCTTCACTGTTGTCTCGGACAACCTGCGAGCAGACCCCAGCCTCAAGTCTTGTGCAAGCACTTTAGACTCACATGAGGCTGAGGAGCCAGCAGCTAAAAAACAGAAATGCGTGGGATCTGGTTCTTAA
- the Trmt6 gene encoding tRNA (adenine(58)-N(1))-methyltransferase non-catalytic subunit TRM6 isoform X1, protein MEASAEQPAPQPPHRHPHPGDHCIHDGDFVVLKREDVFKAVQVQRRKKVTFEKQWFYLDNAIGHSYGSTFEVSNGGSLQLKKKKEEPTSETKEAGTDNRNIVDDGKSQKLTQDDIKALKDKGTKGEEIVQQLIENSTTFRDKTEFAQDKYIKKKKKKYEAIVTILKPSTRILSIMYYAREPGKINHMRYDTLAQMLTLGNIRAGNKMIVMETCSGLVLGAMMERMGGFGSIIQLYPGDGPVRAATACFGFPKSFLHGLYEFPLNKVNSLLNGTFSAELLSSEPKASAPVEESNGEHGEKQISEQTDEECSAEAPESNPEGQRATESVPQDPENKEPKEKGNKRDYIQEKQRRQEEQRKRHLEAAALLGERNADGLIVASRFHPTPLLLSLLDFVAPSRPFVVYCQYKEPLLECYTKLRERGGVINLRLSETWLRNYQVLPDRSHPKLLMSGGGGYLLSGFTVVSDNLRADPSLKSCASTLDSHEAEEPAAKKQKCVGSGS, encoded by the exons AAAAGTAACTTTTGAAAAACAGTGGTTCTACCTGGATAATGCCATTGGCCATAGTTATGGGTCAACGTTTGAAGTGAGCAATGGAGGAAGTCTTCAgctcaagaagaagaaggaagagccTACTTCAG AGACTAAAGAAGCGGGCACTGATAATCGAAATATAGTTGATGATGGAAAGTCCCAGAAACTTACTCAAGATGATATAAAAGCTCTGAAAGACAAGGGCACTAAAGGAGAG GAAATAGTTCAGCAGCTAATTGAAAATAGTACAACATTCCGAGACAAAACAGAATTTGCCCaagataaatatattaaaaagaagaagaaaaa ATATGAAGCCATCGTTACTATTTTGAAGCCATCTACCCGTATTCTTTCAATTATGTATTATGCAAGAGAACCTGGAAAAATTAA CCACATGAGATATGATACACTAGCCCAGATGTTGACGTTGGGAAATATCCGTGCTGGCAATAAGATGATTGTCATGGAAACGTGTTCAGGCTTGGTGCTAGGTGCCATGATGGAGCGAATGGGAG GTTTTGGCTCCATTATTCAGCTGTACCCTGGAGATGGACCTGTACGGGCAGCAACAGCTTGTTTTGGATTTCCCAAGTCTTTCCTCCATGGTCTTTATGAATTCCCCCTCAACAAAGTAAACAGTCTTCTAAATGGAACATTCTCTGCTGAGCTGCTGTCCTCAGAGCCGAAGGCCAGCGCTCCGGTTGAAGAAAGTAATGGTGAACACGGGGAAAAACAGATATCTGAACAAACTGATGAGGAGTGCTCGGCAGAAGCCCCAGAAAGCaacccagagggacagagagcaaCGGAAAGTGTTCCCCAGGACCCAGAGAATAAGGAgcctaaagaaaaaggaaacaaaagagattAT ATTCAGGAAAAGCAAAGAAGACAAGAGGAGCAGAGGAAAAGACATTTAGAGGCTGCTGCTCTGCTGGGAGAAAGAAATGCAGATGG TTTGATCGTGGCCAGTCGTTTCCACCCGACTCCGCTGCTGCTGTCTTTGCTAGACTTTGTGGCTCCATCACGGCCGTTTGTGGTCTACTGTCAGTATAAAGAG CCTTTGTTGGAATGCTACACAAAACTTCGGGAGAGGGGAGGGGTCATCAACCTGAGACTGTCTGAAACCTGGCTCAGGAATTACCAG GTTTTGCCAGATCGGAGTCATCCCAAATTGCTGATGAGTGGAGGTGGAGGGTACCTTCTATCAGGCTTCACTGTTGTCTCGGACAACCTGCGAGCAGACCCCAGCCTCAAGTCTTGTGCAAGCACTTTAGACTCACATGAGGCTGAGGAGCCAGCAGCTAAAAAACAGAAATGCGTGGGATCTGGTTCTTAA
- the Trmt6 gene encoding tRNA (adenine(58)-N(1))-methyltransferase non-catalytic subunit TRM6 isoform X3 has protein sequence MEEVFSSRRRRKSLLQEIVQQLIENSTTFRDKTEFAQDKYIKKKKKKYEAIVTILKPSTRILSIMYYAREPGKINHMRYDTLAQMLTLGNIRAGNKMIVMETCSGLVLGAMMERMGGFGSIIQLYPGDGPVRAATACFGFPKSFLHGLYEFPLNKVNSLLNGTFSAELLSSEPKASAPVEESNGEHGEKQISEQTDEECSAEAPESNPEGQRATESVPQDPENKEPKEKGNKRDYIQEKQRRQEEQRKRHLEAAALLGERNADGLIVASRFHPTPLLLSLLDFVAPSRPFVVYCQYKEPLLECYTKLRERGGVINLRLSETWLRNYQVLPDRSHPKLLMSGGGGYLLSGFTVVSDNLRADPSLKSCASTLDSHEAEEPAAKKQKCVGSGS, from the exons ATGGAGGAAGTCTTCAgctcaagaagaagaaggaagagccTACTTCAG GAAATAGTTCAGCAGCTAATTGAAAATAGTACAACATTCCGAGACAAAACAGAATTTGCCCaagataaatatattaaaaagaagaagaaaaa ATATGAAGCCATCGTTACTATTTTGAAGCCATCTACCCGTATTCTTTCAATTATGTATTATGCAAGAGAACCTGGAAAAATTAA CCACATGAGATATGATACACTAGCCCAGATGTTGACGTTGGGAAATATCCGTGCTGGCAATAAGATGATTGTCATGGAAACGTGTTCAGGCTTGGTGCTAGGTGCCATGATGGAGCGAATGGGAG GTTTTGGCTCCATTATTCAGCTGTACCCTGGAGATGGACCTGTACGGGCAGCAACAGCTTGTTTTGGATTTCCCAAGTCTTTCCTCCATGGTCTTTATGAATTCCCCCTCAACAAAGTAAACAGTCTTCTAAATGGAACATTCTCTGCTGAGCTGCTGTCCTCAGAGCCGAAGGCCAGCGCTCCGGTTGAAGAAAGTAATGGTGAACACGGGGAAAAACAGATATCTGAACAAACTGATGAGGAGTGCTCGGCAGAAGCCCCAGAAAGCaacccagagggacagagagcaaCGGAAAGTGTTCCCCAGGACCCAGAGAATAAGGAgcctaaagaaaaaggaaacaaaagagattAT ATTCAGGAAAAGCAAAGAAGACAAGAGGAGCAGAGGAAAAGACATTTAGAGGCTGCTGCTCTGCTGGGAGAAAGAAATGCAGATGG TTTGATCGTGGCCAGTCGTTTCCACCCGACTCCGCTGCTGCTGTCTTTGCTAGACTTTGTGGCTCCATCACGGCCGTTTGTGGTCTACTGTCAGTATAAAGAG CCTTTGTTGGAATGCTACACAAAACTTCGGGAGAGGGGAGGGGTCATCAACCTGAGACTGTCTGAAACCTGGCTCAGGAATTACCAG GTTTTGCCAGATCGGAGTCATCCCAAATTGCTGATGAGTGGAGGTGGAGGGTACCTTCTATCAGGCTTCACTGTTGTCTCGGACAACCTGCGAGCAGACCCCAGCCTCAAGTCTTGTGCAAGCACTTTAGACTCACATGAGGCTGAGGAGCCAGCAGCTAAAAAACAGAAATGCGTGGGATCTGGTTCTTAA